From the Clostridiales bacterium FE2011 genome, one window contains:
- a CDS encoding RsmB/NOP family class I SAM-dependent RNA methyltransferase yields MNIKLPEDFISRMRQQLGDELTAFLHALEEPPVRGIRMNPLKVTEAAKALTEGGRVPWAKDGYYLAPDSAAGSMILHETGAYYIQEPGAMLPAAVLDARPGEKILDLCAAPGGKSTQIGCGMQGEGLLVCNEPVPKRAAILSSNIERMGLPNTIVTCAKPEQLAKQWPEGFDAVMVDAPCSGEGMFRRDPETRNEWTQDKAEGCAERQREILSAAARLVRPGGRLVYSTCTYNPRENEENARWFTAQFPEFRMEAFSLPGIDAPEGMFTCYPHRLKGEGQFAALFRKAGEGEAILPEDRSLPTPSKNDSTVFAGTFPELPKATHLFGNTLVSIPELPDLKGIRTLRIGLHLGEVRGKNAFPDHAAALCFRTPDMQTCDMTPDEAVKFLAGETIESSLEGWTLMRYNGLSAGWGKGSGGMIKNHYPKGLRGLHYLP; encoded by the coding sequence ATGAATATAAAGCTTCCTGAAGACTTTATCAGCAGAATGCGGCAGCAGCTCGGTGATGAGCTGACCGCATTTTTGCATGCGCTGGAAGAACCCCCGGTCAGGGGAATCCGGATGAATCCCCTGAAAGTGACAGAGGCTGCAAAAGCACTGACCGAGGGCGGCCGTGTGCCATGGGCAAAAGACGGATATTACCTTGCCCCGGATTCCGCCGCAGGATCCATGATCCTGCACGAAACCGGCGCATATTATATCCAGGAACCGGGAGCCATGCTGCCGGCGGCTGTGCTGGACGCCCGGCCGGGCGAAAAAATCCTGGACCTGTGCGCCGCGCCAGGCGGGAAATCCACCCAGATCGGCTGCGGAATGCAGGGGGAAGGGCTGCTGGTATGCAATGAACCTGTGCCGAAGCGGGCTGCCATCCTGAGCAGCAATATTGAAAGAATGGGACTGCCCAATACCATTGTTACCTGCGCAAAGCCGGAACAGCTGGCGAAGCAGTGGCCGGAAGGATTTGACGCGGTGATGGTGGACGCTCCCTGTTCCGGGGAAGGGATGTTCCGGCGGGATCCGGAAACCAGAAACGAGTGGACGCAGGACAAAGCGGAAGGATGCGCTGAACGGCAGCGGGAAATCCTGAGTGCCGCAGCCCGGCTTGTCAGGCCGGGAGGAAGACTTGTTTATTCCACATGTACCTATAATCCCAGGGAAAATGAAGAGAATGCCCGGTGGTTCACGGCACAGTTTCCGGAATTCCGGATGGAAGCATTCTCACTGCCGGGCATTGACGCACCGGAAGGTATGTTCACATGCTATCCGCACCGGCTGAAGGGCGAGGGACAGTTTGCCGCGCTTTTCCGGAAAGCGGGTGAAGGAGAAGCGATTCTGCCGGAAGACAGATCCCTGCCAACTCCCTCAAAAAACGACAGCACCGTATTTGCCGGAACTTTCCCGGAACTACCGAAGGCAACACACCTGTTCGGAAATACCCTGGTCTCCATTCCGGAGCTTCCGGACCTGAAGGGGATCCGTACGCTGCGAATCGGCCTGCACCTGGGCGAAGTCCGGGGTAAAAACGCATTTCCGGATCACGCCGCGGCGCTGTGCTTCCGTACGCCGGATATGCAAACCTGTGATATGACGCCTGATGAAGCAGTGAAATTCCTGGCGGGGGAAACCATTGAAAGCAGCCTGGAAGGCTGGACGCTGATGCGGTATAACGGCCTTTCCGCCGGATGGGGAAAGGGCAGCGGCGGCATGATCAAAAACCATTATCCCAAAGGCCTCAGAGGCCTTCACTACCTGCCATAA
- a CDS encoding ABC transporter permease: protein MRKVLKNQAVQTFAASILCILAGLLIGYIVLLFINPQGASESILNIIKNFFTWSRPQSQLKQFGNTLAKTMPLIMCSLSILFAYKVGLFNIGTAGQYVAGACASLYAALAWHWGWLPCMLLAMIAASLLGAITGILKAYCNVNEVISGIMLNWISLYTANTILSNVKETASPYTLYLNKENPASMLPTLGLDKLFNGNTNVTLAVPVAIVAAILVWVILSKTRFGYELKATGNNKNAAKYAGMAQNRNIILTLMISGALAGLGASLLYQTGYMRWECTQSSVPAMGFNGIAAAFLGGLHPIGAVFSSFFIQHITDGGQYVNTNFYSSQISDVISSVIIYLCGFVLFIKLTMNRVITRREDKKGAKQ, encoded by the coding sequence ATGAGAAAAGTTTTGAAAAACCAGGCCGTACAGACTTTCGCAGCCTCCATCCTCTGTATCCTGGCAGGTCTGCTGATCGGCTATATCGTGCTGCTGTTTATCAACCCGCAGGGCGCAAGCGAATCCATCCTGAATATCATCAAGAACTTCTTCACCTGGAGCCGGCCGCAAAGCCAGCTGAAACAGTTCGGCAATACGCTGGCCAAGACCATGCCCCTGATCATGTGCTCCCTGAGCATTCTGTTTGCCTATAAAGTAGGCCTGTTCAATATCGGCACCGCGGGACAGTATGTGGCAGGCGCCTGCGCCAGCCTGTACGCCGCGCTGGCATGGCACTGGGGATGGCTGCCCTGCATGCTGCTGGCTATGATTGCCGCCTCCCTGCTGGGAGCGATTACCGGCATCCTGAAGGCATACTGCAATGTGAATGAGGTTATCTCCGGTATCATGCTGAACTGGATTTCCCTCTATACAGCCAATACGATCCTGTCCAACGTGAAAGAGACAGCCAGTCCATATACGCTGTACCTGAACAAGGAAAATCCGGCCTCCATGCTGCCGACCCTGGGACTGGACAAGCTGTTCAACGGGAACACCAATGTTACCCTGGCTGTTCCGGTGGCGATTGTTGCGGCCATTCTTGTGTGGGTGATCCTGAGCAAAACCAGGTTCGGCTATGAACTGAAAGCAACCGGAAACAACAAGAACGCGGCCAAGTACGCCGGCATGGCGCAGAACCGGAACATCATCCTGACGCTGATGATTTCCGGCGCACTGGCTGGCCTCGGCGCATCACTGCTGTACCAGACCGGATACATGCGCTGGGAATGCACGCAGTCTTCCGTTCCGGCCATGGGCTTCAACGGAATCGCGGCTGCCTTCCTGGGAGGACTTCATCCCATCGGCGCAGTATTCTCCTCCTTCTTTATCCAGCATATTACAGACGGCGGCCAGTATGTGAACACCAACTTCTATTCCTCCCAGATTTCTGACGTGATTTCTTCGGTGATCATTTACCTGTGCGGCTTCGTGCTGTTTATCAAACTGACGATGAACCGCGTGATTACCCGCAGGGAAGATAAGAAAGGAGCGAAACAATAA
- a CDS encoding extracellular solute-binding protein, with protein sequence MKKLFAVLLVAVMTFSLLSFAQADDGYTIRIYSNSNSTERTTWLIEKAKEAGFTISIDDNSVISGDTAAVQAANENKDGDLIFGLNEVRWSQLVNGQYENLKVMDWAPTWADKVGEYKFDGKAYGLVIQNILMLYRNDEFGTNGEALKFDHWADLVDCGYTWYRQGKVGGTTNMNINNAMLYSFTDPESPAGGISIDGWKRLWAYCANGQNTGDKYGLEPLIRGDVQVSTFYSSSLYGEITATSENPAYEHPLKGVPVGENWGLVDIADGTYYIAEYIGVLDREGRSEAETETVKAFAEWFGSAETQIAWSDAFDSYPCNAEAVDALYDEVPPIYAIKNCSLTTVPGTEMTYAEYVGAHSSEWTNIMTNLGFYWADNANAPAEPDWDNLDWATLTQKQE encoded by the coding sequence ATGAAAAAACTGTTTGCTGTTCTTTTAGTTGCTGTGATGACGTTCTCCCTGCTCAGCTTTGCACAGGCTGACGACGGATACACCATCCGTATCTACAGCAACTCCAATTCCACTGAGCGGACAACCTGGCTGATTGAAAAGGCAAAGGAAGCCGGCTTTACCATCTCCATCGACGACAACTCCGTTATTTCCGGCGATACCGCTGCGGTACAGGCTGCCAATGAAAATAAAGACGGCGACCTGATCTTCGGCCTGAACGAAGTCCGCTGGTCCCAGCTGGTCAACGGCCAGTATGAAAACCTGAAGGTGATGGACTGGGCTCCCACCTGGGCTGATAAAGTCGGCGAATACAAATTCGACGGCAAGGCCTACGGCCTGGTGATCCAAAACATCCTGATGCTGTACCGGAACGATGAATTCGGCACCAACGGCGAAGCCCTGAAGTTTGATCACTGGGCAGACCTGGTGGACTGCGGATACACCTGGTACCGTCAGGGTAAGGTTGGCGGCACGACGAACATGAACATCAACAACGCCATGCTGTACTCCTTTACTGATCCCGAATCTCCAGCCGGCGGCATCTCCATCGACGGCTGGAAACGGCTGTGGGCATACTGCGCGAACGGCCAGAACACCGGCGACAAGTACGGCCTGGAGCCCCTGATCCGCGGCGACGTGCAGGTTTCCACCTTCTACTCCTCCTCCCTGTATGGCGAAATCACCGCCACTTCCGAAAACCCTGCTTACGAGCATCCGCTGAAAGGCGTACCGGTTGGCGAGAACTGGGGCCTGGTGGACATCGCCGACGGCACCTACTATATTGCTGAATACATCGGCGTACTGGACCGTGAAGGCCGCAGTGAAGCAGAGACCGAGACTGTGAAAGCGTTTGCTGAGTGGTTCGGTTCCGCCGAAACCCAGATCGCCTGGTCCGACGCGTTCGATTCCTATCCCTGCAATGCGGAAGCTGTTGACGCGCTGTATGACGAGGTTCCCCCGATCTACGCGATCAAGAACTGCTCCCTTACCACCGTTCCCGGCACTGAAATGACCTACGCCGAGTACGTCGGAGCCCATTCCTCCGAATGGACCAACATTATGACCAACCTGGGATTCTATTGGGCCGACAACGCCAATGCCCCGGCAGAACCCGACTGGGACAACCTGGACTGGGCTACCCTGACCCAGAAGCAGGAATAA
- a CDS encoding ABC transporter ATP-binding protein, whose amino-acid sequence MIDLKNIVVRFGDFEALHHINVDVKEGEFFTFLGPSGCGKTTTLRTITGFIEPVEGTVSMQGRDITHVPIEKRNIGIVFQSYALFPTMTVRDNIAFGLKIKKMKKDEIEQKVKDIARKVDLTDEQLAKAVSQLSGGQQQRVAIARALVTEPAIICMDEPLSNLDAKLRVNLRNELKKMQREFGITTIYVTHDQEEALTLSDRIAVFNKGYIEQIGTPNEVYNHSATEFVANFIGDINKLQAEITSLMNLPQDKVHYIRLERIGVRADSGDEPATDGQAVSVKGVIESQEYYGLFIKYTIQTAGQTLKVVEKNDGINIYEPGDHVILRIDPKDIMSY is encoded by the coding sequence ATGATCGATCTGAAAAATATCGTCGTGCGGTTCGGCGACTTTGAAGCGCTGCACCACATCAATGTGGACGTAAAGGAAGGGGAGTTCTTTACATTCCTCGGACCGTCCGGATGCGGCAAAACCACAACCCTGCGTACCATCACCGGGTTTATTGAGCCGGTTGAAGGGACAGTTTCCATGCAGGGCAGGGATATCACCCACGTGCCTATTGAAAAAAGAAATATCGGGATCGTGTTTCAGTCCTACGCGCTGTTTCCGACCATGACAGTACGGGATAATATAGCCTTCGGCCTGAAGATCAAGAAAATGAAGAAAGATGAGATCGAGCAGAAGGTAAAGGATATTGCCCGGAAAGTTGACCTGACCGATGAACAGCTGGCCAAAGCTGTTTCACAGCTTTCCGGCGGACAGCAGCAGCGCGTCGCCATTGCCCGTGCACTGGTGACGGAACCGGCTATCATCTGCATGGATGAACCGCTGTCCAACCTGGACGCAAAACTGCGGGTAAACCTTAGGAACGAGCTGAAGAAAATGCAGCGCGAATTCGGCATCACAACAATCTACGTCACACACGACCAGGAAGAGGCACTGACGCTGTCTGACCGGATTGCCGTATTCAACAAGGGATACATTGAGCAGATTGGCACGCCCAATGAAGTCTATAATCATTCCGCCACTGAGTTTGTGGCCAACTTTATCGGCGATATCAACAAGCTTCAGGCTGAAATCACTTCCCTCATGAACCTGCCGCAGGACAAGGTGCATTATATCCGTCTTGAAAGGATCGGCGTCAGGGCCGACAGCGGTGACGAGCCAGCCACAGACGGACAGGCTGTTTCCGTTAAAGGTGTGATTGAAAGCCAGGAATACTACGGACTGTTTATCAAATATACAATACAGACCGCCGGACAGACCCTGAAGGTTGTGGAAAAGAACGACGGTATCAACATCTATGAACCCGGCGATCACGTGATCCTGCGGATCGATCCGAAGGATATCATGAGTTATTGA
- a CDS encoding TIGR00159 family protein, which produces MGDIWTTIRSMGWSLTHRLGVIDIIDILIVAVIIYELLLLTRHTRGSALLKGLFLLFVIVILSNILGLTSLNWLLLAVLQNGALVLVILFQPELRKALERMGRSRLITKGNHRNEDEDTEIIIDEIIQTVVDLSRRRVGALIVFERKTGLQDVIETGTTLNAEISAPLLENIFEPNTPLHDGAVVIREDRIMAAACILPLAEASGVIRGLGTRHRAAVGISENTDAAVIVVSEQTGIISLAMDGTLQRPYSIDAMRSFLHGFYSSRESSVFSFLRGIFRRHTEG; this is translated from the coding sequence ATGGGCGATATCTGGACGACAATCCGGAGCATGGGGTGGAGCCTGACCCATCGTCTCGGCGTCATTGATATCATCGATATCCTGATTGTGGCAGTGATTATTTACGAACTGCTGCTGCTGACCCGGCACACAAGGGGAAGCGCCCTGCTGAAAGGCCTTTTCCTGCTGTTTGTGATTGTTATCCTGAGCAATATCCTGGGCCTGACCAGCCTGAACTGGCTGCTGCTGGCTGTGCTGCAGAACGGCGCACTGGTGCTGGTGATCCTGTTCCAGCCGGAACTGCGCAAAGCCCTGGAACGCATGGGACGAAGCCGCCTGATTACCAAAGGCAACCATCGCAATGAAGATGAAGACACAGAAATCATCATCGATGAGATTATCCAGACAGTTGTCGACCTGAGCCGTCGCAGGGTCGGCGCGCTGATTGTTTTTGAACGGAAAACAGGACTCCAGGATGTTATTGAAACCGGTACGACGCTGAACGCTGAGATTTCCGCCCCGCTGCTTGAAAACATATTTGAACCGAACACGCCCCTGCATGACGGCGCCGTTGTGATCCGGGAAGACCGGATCATGGCTGCAGCATGCATCCTGCCGCTGGCGGAAGCCAGCGGTGTGATCCGCGGACTCGGCACCCGCCACCGCGCCGCTGTCGGCATCAGTGAAAACACGGACGCGGCGGTCATTGTTGTATCTGAACAAACCGGTATTATCAGCCTTGCTATGGACGGAACCCTCCAGCGGCCTTATTCCATTGACGCCATGAGATCCTTCCTGCACGGCTTCTACAGTTCCAGGGAATCCAGTGTTTTCTCCTTCCTCCGGGGAATATTCAGAAGGCATACGGAGGGATGA
- a CDS encoding ABC transporter ATP-binding protein, with the protein MLHITKRFPGIIANDDITLQLKHGEIHALLGENGAGKSTLMSVLFGLYQAEEGTIKKDGKEVQINDPNDANALGIGMVHQHFKLVECFTVLDNIILGDEPVGKAGILKKAEARKKILALSEKYGLQVDPDAVISDITVGMQQRTEILKMLYRDNEILIFDEPTAVLTPQEIEELMQIMRNLAAEGKSILFISHKLAEIMAVADRCTVLRKGKYIGTVETKNTTMEELSAMMVGRNVNFHVDKQPAHPGDVVLDVQHMTVASKVHNNNAVKDVSFQVRRGEIVCIAGIDGNGQTELVYGLTGLEPLVGGKIMMDGKDITHASIRKRSVAGMSHIPEDRHKHGLVLDYSLEYNMILQTYFESRFTDRIGFLRRKNIREYSDKLIEQYDVRSGQGSVTPARSMSGGNQQKAIIAREIDKQPEMLVAVQPTRGLDVGAIEYIHKQLVAQRDAGKAVLLISLELDEVMDVPDRILVMYEGEIVGELDPKKTTQEELGLYMAGAKRDEVKKA; encoded by the coding sequence ATGCTTCATATTACCAAGCGCTTTCCCGGCATTATCGCAAACGACGATATCACTCTGCAGCTGAAACACGGAGAAATCCACGCACTGCTGGGTGAAAACGGCGCAGGAAAATCAACCCTGATGAGCGTCCTGTTCGGCCTTTACCAGGCGGAAGAGGGAACGATCAAAAAGGACGGTAAAGAAGTCCAGATCAACGATCCCAACGACGCCAACGCGCTGGGAATCGGTATGGTGCACCAGCACTTCAAACTTGTGGAATGCTTTACCGTGCTTGACAATATCATCCTGGGCGATGAACCCGTAGGGAAAGCCGGCATCCTGAAGAAGGCCGAAGCAAGGAAAAAGATCCTTGCCCTGTCCGAGAAGTACGGCCTGCAGGTCGATCCGGACGCGGTGATATCGGATATCACAGTCGGCATGCAGCAGAGAACCGAAATCCTGAAGATGCTGTACCGGGATAATGAAATCCTGATTTTTGACGAACCCACCGCCGTGCTGACGCCCCAGGAAATTGAAGAACTGATGCAGATTATGCGCAACCTGGCGGCAGAAGGGAAGTCCATCCTGTTCATCAGCCACAAGCTGGCTGAAATCATGGCGGTTGCAGACCGCTGCACCGTGCTGCGCAAGGGTAAATATATCGGAACGGTGGAAACAAAGAACACCACAATGGAAGAGCTTTCCGCCATGATGGTGGGACGAAACGTCAACTTCCATGTGGATAAGCAGCCGGCCCATCCGGGAGACGTTGTGCTGGACGTGCAGCATATGACCGTCGCTTCCAAAGTACATAACAACAATGCCGTGAAGGACGTATCCTTCCAGGTCCGCCGCGGGGAAATCGTCTGTATCGCAGGTATCGACGGCAACGGACAGACCGAACTGGTTTACGGACTGACCGGCCTGGAGCCCCTGGTGGGCGGGAAGATCATGATGGACGGCAAGGACATTACCCACGCCTCCATCCGGAAAAGATCCGTGGCCGGCATGAGCCATATTCCCGAAGACCGGCACAAGCACGGACTGGTGCTGGATTATTCGCTGGAATACAACATGATCCTCCAGACCTATTTTGAATCCAGGTTTACAGACCGGATCGGCTTCCTGAGAAGGAAGAATATCCGTGAATACTCAGACAAACTGATTGAGCAGTATGACGTCCGCTCCGGACAGGGCTCGGTAACACCGGCGCGCTCCATGTCCGGCGGCAACCAGCAGAAAGCCATAATCGCCCGGGAAATTGACAAGCAGCCTGAAATGCTGGTTGCGGTACAGCCCACACGCGGACTGGACGTGGGCGCCATTGAATACATCCATAAGCAGCTGGTCGCCCAGCGGGACGCGGGAAAGGCAGTGCTGCTGATCTCCCTGGAGCTGGACGAAGTGATGGACGTTCCGGACCGGATCCTGGTCATGTATGAAGGCGAGATCGTGGGCGAACTCGATCCGAAGAAGACGACGCAGGAAGAGCTGGGACTGTATATGGCAGGCGCAAAGAGAGACGAGGTGAAAAAGGCATGA
- a CDS encoding ABC transporter permease, whose amino-acid sequence MLLLIQYTLIFASVLMLVALGGCISEHSGIINLGLEGIMVVGALGGALVMRTLGTTSAVVMVLAAMIAAGLAGMLYSCLLGVAAIHFKADQTLVGTAMNLLATAAATVLVKAMNTAANPDNHSSEIEYVAARKMFIVNINGFEFNWFMIVAVIAVAAVYFLLYKNRFGLRLMACGEHPQAADSVGINVYKMRWSGVLISGLLGGLGGLCYILAGVSLWKFENGVAGFGFLALAVMIFGQWKPSRIAVAALLFGLFRALSNTYTGFPFLLSLNLPGNVYNMMPYIVCLIVLAFTSKASHAPKAEGIPYDKGSR is encoded by the coding sequence ATGCTGCTTCTGATTCAATATACATTAATCTTCGCTTCCGTTCTTATGCTGGTTGCCCTTGGCGGATGTATATCCGAGCACTCCGGAATCATTAACCTGGGCCTGGAAGGCATCATGGTCGTGGGCGCCCTGGGCGGCGCGCTTGTAATGCGGACGCTGGGGACCACCTCTGCCGTGGTAATGGTACTTGCTGCCATGATTGCGGCAGGACTTGCGGGCATGTTGTATTCGTGCCTGCTGGGCGTTGCGGCGATTCATTTCAAAGCGGACCAGACGCTGGTCGGCACGGCAATGAACCTGCTGGCGACTGCCGCGGCCACGGTGCTTGTGAAGGCCATGAACACCGCAGCGAATCCTGACAACCACTCCTCTGAAATTGAATATGTGGCTGCACGGAAGATGTTCATCGTGAACATCAACGGATTTGAATTCAACTGGTTTATGATTGTGGCCGTTATCGCGGTTGCTGCTGTGTATTTCCTGCTATATAAGAACCGGTTCGGCCTGCGCCTGATGGCCTGCGGCGAACATCCGCAGGCAGCGGATTCCGTGGGTATCAACGTGTACAAAATGCGCTGGAGCGGCGTGCTGATTTCCGGCCTGCTGGGAGGACTGGGCGGCCTGTGCTACATCCTGGCCGGCGTATCCCTGTGGAAGTTTGAAAACGGTGTGGCGGGCTTCGGCTTCCTGGCACTGGCGGTTATGATTTTCGGCCAGTGGAAACCTTCCCGCATCGCGGTGGCGGCCCTGCTCTTCGGTTTATTCCGCGCGCTGTCCAACACCTATACCGGATTCCCGTTCCTGCTTTCCCTGAACCTTCCGGGCAACGTGTACAATATGATGCCCTATATCGTCTGCCTGATCGTGCTGGCCTTTACTTCCAAGGCATCCCACGCACCCAAGGCGGAAGGCATTCCCTATGACAAGGGATCCAGATAA